The sequence AAACCCAAGTGTGACCCCATAAAACAACCAAAGGCATAACACTAATCATGTCGAAAACAAACACAAAAGATCATGGGATGATTAAGCATCACCCTtgtttgataaattttcatcaatatttAGTCGCAGATAGTTGGACGTGTCAAAATTCAACCAAATTACAAAAGTATCTAAGCTATTCactacacgaaattttgtgaaTAAACAACAATATCAGATTGCTTTCATTTACTGAAAGAAACAAAAACTTCAAACTAACCTGAACACCCATCATCCTGGGACGAGTCTTTGCAAAAATTAATTTCGGTAATCTCTTCTTGCTAGATGAGATCTCGTATGATACACAATGAATTGATATTTTGACAAGAAAAGGCCAAGTCCAGCAGCACAAAAAAAAGCAGTAAGCAACTGCACACCATCAATTTCATCCGAAGcaataaaaacaacaaattCTTGCACGCGGTTGTACATGCTTACAGTGTAGAACTTCGTTAGGCTTGAGCACTCAAGTTATCGGACAAATATGTACAGATCTGGGTTTCCAACAATGTATTCAACAACTTAACCCCTTCCTAAAATCATCATAAatcaaaaagattaaaaaaaattaacattctCTGAATATCGATAATTTCTAGAATTGAAGAGGCGGATACGAAATTCCCTTCACGGTGCTTCCCTTTAAACTTAATTAGGGAAATTCCACCCATTCACTCACGGCCATTGATGATAGGTTGGCGACGATCTATTGAATGTCTCTGGAAGTGACTCTAGGTTTCTTTACAGAGAAATGGCGGTAGAATCAAGAGATGCTCGGGGAGGAAGAACTCGGTTATAGGCGGGGTAGGGGTATTTATAAACTCAAGAAGAGGAGCGGGAGAGAGAGCGGTTATGGAATTGTACGTTGTGCAGGAAAGGAAACTTTCCCGTATATAATGGCATCTTAATATATTAACGTTGCACGGTAAAgacttttataaataataataataataataataataataataataataataataataaataataataataataataataataattaaataaataaatatgaacaaaatttaggaaaataataatatattaaaactgaaattttattccaaaaatacACTAAGATAGATTcaacaaatttatatttatattaagaaTAAATACAAATATGATTTTGGTTgttgtcttgaaaatttcacctcaaatttatatatattattaaataaacagTCCATGATTTTAaatctaataatattttataattttatgcgAGAATTAAAATGAACATTTTTCTTAAACTTATCTATATACCATTATGAAATgtgtttcttaaaaaatttcatgaaatttacCTAGATCCAAACACTCTCCCACCCCCAAAGAGAAATAACCATTGTTATATCGATACACACACTTTTGCAAGCAATGCAAGTCAATACCCAAAGAAACACCGAGAACCTAGACACTGAAAAAGGTAAACTTGCAGCAGGCAACGCAATTGCCTACCCTCTCATCTTCCATGgtaagaattttttaaaaaaaaaagaaacaagttTTGCCCCATTCCCACCCCTAAAACTTTATAATCTAAAACTTCTATGCATTTTTATTTAGGCCCTTATTTATAACCCTCACGAAGCTGATACAATTCAAAAGGCTGATTCAAGTCCCAACAAAATAACAGCTAACAAATAAAACGAACCACAGAGAAAATGGACAGCGCACGGTTGTCAGGAATTAAGAGGcgcaatttaatttaaacacaaaataaaactaACATAGAGTCGAGCTCGAGCCCGAGAGTTCACAATGAAGATTGATATTTTGtactgatatttttatttttcaaatcattCCAAATACATTTGtactgatatttttatttttcaaatcaaaaaaTGAGTCGAGCTCGAGCCCGAGAGTCACATAAACGGCTGATATCGAGCTCGCGAACATGCTCGTGAGTTTATCCTTATGCTTGAGCTCGAAACCATATATACTTTAAATGACCCGAGCCCGAGCCCGAGCCCTAGCCCGAGCTTGATACCGTTCTGTCCTGCTTGATTCGTTTACATTCCCATTTTGCACCAACCGATTATGTTTGTGGGCCACTTGAAGAATAATGCTTACAAAGAAAGCAGACATTCACAATGAAGACTGGTTTCAAATTtcattatacatatattttcataGGTTTACATGATTTTCCATCAGCTTTTAGGTTATTTGTCTATTACTTTATTATACCTAAAACTAGGGAAGCATTCCCATCTATTATAACTTTTCTTTCATGTTCTTTGATGTTGTTTATCCTCCGGTGTCAATCCTCATTCAGAAGTTGTGAAGGACTGCTTTGCGAGCATTACTTCTTCAAGTGGCCAACAAACATCATTGGTTGGTACAAATCCACATATTTCAGTGCCACCTTATGATTCTCAAGAGTGATACTTTATAAACgttaaattttctttcttttcaatTGTGGCAATGTATTACACAAAATTTGCAAGTTTtagttatttatgaatgaatttacacTTTTCTGTATTATTTTAGCCTTAGTTTATAGAGATTCATTCTATTATATGCTTGAGCTCGATTCTATCTTTGGCGAGCTCGAATTCGAGCTTTGTTGTATGCTCAACGAGCTTGAAAACAAACCCGCTAAAGACATCAATTTGCATGTGCAATCCCTTCGcaacttttttttcaattttttactaACGTCATTAATATACTAGACGTGTTTTATTTGTACTCGAATTTTTTTGCCGATTAGCATTTCTCCACGTTTTTGTAAATGTAATAAATGTATTTTCTTCCGATTGCTTTAAGGAATTTGAAAGCATATTCGTTAATAATCATAAGtatttttttaccattattatatcaaaaaaatttgaaataaactgCCTCaaacatgtaaaaatattttagataaaaaaaaacaacaacaacaaccaAAATGCTTAGCTCCTTTGTCAATTAAATGCTCAAACTTCATAAATCGTTGAATATTCATGTTAttcatgtttttttaataatagaATGATTTATAACATTCATTTAAATTTAGCTACTAAAATGGTatcaaatatcataaaaatagtttctatttttagattttgaatcgaAGAGATGATATGAGATGTGTTCGTTCGTATTTTTATTGATAAACCACAATATTTAGTCGATATTATAGAGTATATGATAACAATAATTTCGACATATATGGAAATCAAgcttataataatttttggtttttttatatGTCCATTTTTTTGTATGACACACCTATGTTTTCTcaatattttcataatcatcattTTCCACCCTTTTggtaaatataataattaaaataatgttaAAGTTACAACAAATATATCATACAACGATACAATTATATCGttagattttatattaaatgtatcatgagattttgataaatataatttttgtattgaattttttgtgtggtATAAATTTAGTTGTATTGTAACATTACTCGAATCATTATTGTCATACCATTTTTAATAAGTTAGAAAATTATCTTTATTCCAGAAACTAATTATAAAATTGGACTGAACTAAAATGATATTTGTGTCAAACCTCCAATTTTACCTTtgacatatttataattatgattttttttaaccctttttaaaattttaatttaatgattatGATTATCATATCGTCTCTAAAAAATTATACAACTATCTATATTTACTAAACTAATTTTACGaaatcataaaaacttaaaaatattgattatataaacacacaatgcgtacgcaaaaaaataataataataataataatagtgttGCTTTTTGACTTATTGATCAAATATATCAAATGAATCATTGATCGTAACAGTTACATTTTACTGGTACCCTATAAGATTCTTTCAGTTCTTTACTAGCTCTATTtgcaatatataaaataactaAACCAAAAAATCCTGTTTCatttacaaaattttgttaaaattgaATTTCTATATTCGTCTCAAATTTGAAACTGGTGTTAGATACATTCTAAGCCACCGCCAAAAGCCCCATTTCATATGACTATAGTAAATGTATAAAATTTAACCATGCTCGAGTTATTCAGAGTTTTTTCCGGTAAGAAAGATACGTACACATTAAATTAAAACTTCCTAAATTTACAAGGCTTGTAAGATAAAACGAGCTCATATCCTTACCGAAACATTATCATACAAAAGAACAAGCATGAGTAAGAACAAAAGGTGTTGTATACGTTCAATACTCGTACATGAAACTTTTGGTTTATTCTCGAAGATCACTAATCACATGTCAGTTAAGTGTGTAATCACTTCTGATCTCTTTTTCTTGCTAATTCTCGAGCCATCTCTCTCATTTCCTCCGGTGATGGAGGCCTTGGCGCTTCAGGAGGGTACACGACATATTGACGCTTCACATTAAATCAACAACATGATTTAGAAAGCTTAACAAAAAATAATGCGTGTTGGACTTCATATAGCTAGCTAgatgaataaataaaatcatagCAAGACAAATGCTAAAGAATTATGTGACTTAATTAAGCCTGCAAACACATGGAACCACTGGCTAAGACAGTCTAAACTAAGCTCAGGCCTCAGTTGAAGTCAAGCTCGAGTACTTGAACTCAAGAATCAAGAtactctttttaaaataatcattttaccCAAAACTGACATGATTGAGGGTATTGATAACTAAGTTTATAAAAATCTATGAATATTTCAACAATATGCTGCCAAAACTCAAACTAGATTGATTATCGAACAAGCTTGAGTTATTTGAAAATTCTGGACTTGAGCTCGAATACTGAATTACTTGCATTGACTTAATTCAGTCCCTTATATTACTATCTTAAAAGGTTTTATCCAAAATAGAACCAGGTTCAAACAATTTTTGTGTCACGTAAAATAACAATGCCCGAAAAACATATACAAGTATTAGCCAACAATGTCTCAATCAGCCGcggcataattttttttaaacaaaccGAATTTCATGATTCTACACCAAGTCAGTATAGCTTTAGCTGCTACATATGTTGAAATAATGGCCGAGTTTAACCAATTTAAAGTACAATAAAAAATTTCCCTGCAAACAATTATCTGTCATCCCTTACTAACTTCTCATTTGATTTTGCATATGAATGTGGATTGTTTTACATTTTTACATCATTTTATGGACAAAAACACTTCTCCAAGGTGGTTCTATGGCCTATTGTGACACTCATAGGACAAATGCAAAACACCTTTCTCCCACGTTTGCTTATACATACAACAATATAACCTTCACTAAAACTACATGGtaaagaataataataactcaAAAAAAGTGGCACAAAGATTATTTCCTCAAATTGAAAACTATATTCGATTAGCTTCAGATCGTTATAGTGGGCAACACCATCATGTTTTCCAGATACAGAAAGCTATTTTTTGTTTGCTAAAAAGCACCAAACTATTTCTATCCAGTAATCCTTGAATTTCCCAGTCGAATGTAAAATGTTCCTGGTATTCAATCTATTTTGTACTCTTTATACAGAGCAAGCTAAATCATTTATGCTAGAAACCATAAAAGTCTTCCTACCACTTTTGTTGCAAACTTTTCAGAAGCCAAGTAGAACATTAGTCATATTTTATCTGAAATTCAACTACCATGAACCATCTGGCAGTTTTGCTCTTTAAACGTAGAGCAAGTAGCTTCATTTATGCTAAAGCTAcactttttgttcaattttgaTACAATTCGAATATGCTGCTTCGAGTAGTGTTTGACTCCAAGAATTCAAGCAAGAAGAAAATTAGCACAGACGGGGGAAAGGGAGGAAGAACACAGAGAACCAAGAGACAGGAGAGGAGCCAAGGAAAAGAAACAAACTAATATTTCTTATTTCTATTCATTCCAAATATAACAAACATTACATGCATATATCGCTAGTAAGGACTCCTAACAAACTAATAATCATACTAATTTCATCAAATTGCATTATCATTGTCAATACTATAATAACCAAATATTCATATGTTACATttgtcatttatatatatatacatatatattcctAATATTAATACCATAAGAAATTAAGTATCAAGAAAAAACTTCATGAAATTTACCTAGATCCAAACACTCTCCCACCCCCAAAGAGAAATAACCATTGTTATCTCGATACACACACTTTTGCAAGCAATGCAACTCAATACCCAAAGAAACACCAAGAACCTAGAAACTGAAAAGGGTGAACTTGCAGCAGGCAACGCAGTTGCCTACCCTCTCAACTTCCATGgtaagaatttttaaaaaaagaaataagttTTGCCCCATTCCCACCCCTAAAACTTTATAATCTAAAACCTCTATGCATTTTTAGGCCCTTATTTATAACCCTCACGAAGCTGATACGATTCAAAAGGCTGATTCAAGTCCCAACAAAATAACAGCTAACAGATAAATTTCCCTTCTCTAGGAGTTCAATTTCAGAACATGAAATGGAATTTTGTCAAATCAACTTACATGAAAATTTCAACCTACACAGCAGGCATAACTTCGTTCATGATCTCATACACTACGAGTAGAAACTGAAGCAATTTAAATACCAATCACAAACTGAAGCTAAAAAACCATAACATAACACATGGGTCACCTTAAAGTATTAACTTGAATAACCAGAACGAATACCCTCACAACCCATTTCAGAAAACAAAACTTCCCACTTACCTCCAACAATTATTGAACTCTCCAATTAAGCAAGAAAAAAGAtctttaaaaaacaataaaacaaaaaaatcttaCCTTTCCCATGAATTTCTGGAGATTCTTGGCGTTGTTGGCGTAGAAATACATTAGCCCAATCGGAACAGTGACATATACTGCAAATTTCGCTATTTCTAAAATTCCCTTTGAAGTTCCCAAAGACGACATTGGAGTGAACttctttttatcaaaatttgaagtGATCGGAGAGATCTCTCAGTATATGGGACTAGGGATGAGCACGATTCTTCCAGAGCGCATAACCCCTGAATAATATTTATTGCGTTAGACACTGTGATTTTTAACTGGGTGCATGTGTGCTCCATTTTTAATCCAGATTATATCTAAGATGTATTCAATTAAGATAATagttttcatgatttttaatgatttttttaaatgacagatttttatgaatttgataAATGGATTTATGTAAACTTGTTTACAagaattttgtgaaatttttttttgtagaatttTACAAGTTTTGTACTTATTATAACATACTATTTTTAACTAATTTCTttgaaccaataattaattgacatatatagcatattcagtttgaaatagtttttcaatatttatattaataaataaatttatttatttaaaagttaaatcatttaattcttACGTGTGTATAAATGTGGGTTTGTAtgcatgtttgtaaatttttaaaaatacatcaattgattaataTGTAAACTTCTctttgaattgataatatacatgTGAAAAGAATATTGTTTATCATTGTGTGGATATAATTTTgtacaaaaatatcatggcttacatattaattgaaaatgctaaaaagaattttaaaaatcatgattgTTGCGAGactattcaattattaagaattaagcGGCATTTTTTACGagcatcttttattattattgaatattacattaatttgtataaatcgtaaattaaaaatcacaaaatcaaatctagaattcaaaattttttatgatattaaaataaaaaattattaaatgaacaatcaaccaaaaaatgaaaattttgaaaagaaaatatgaaaatatatataaagatacatttcaaaattttgagagagTGATAGAGATAGATGAGAAGAGAGAAGATAAGAAGAGATGTCATGTGAAGCGACAGAGAGAAATAAATAGTTTGTGTATGagttagaaattttaaaaatctatcaaaaatctttgggttgaaccaaatacaattttttagTCGTACTTTAAgctttaatgtttgtatgttaatgaattccatgaatttattaaaagtctattgaaaatttgaatacctctagacttttataaagtttttaaaagtaaatgttgaataccacttgactttttaaaactctatgaaAGTCTATTTTGAATACGACCATACTTCTATAGAGTATACAAAAATCTTAGCAAggatttgattcatttacaaaGGATTTTGAATACCACCGGACTTCCAAATCCTTGATTCATTTACAAAGGATTTGATTTCCGCAAGGATTCTTACATATTATTTATGACAGAAATATCTCAAAATTAGGTTTGACCTCAAAGTATGAAAGGCATGTTGTCGGCAAAGATTTTTCAGAAAAGGTTGGCAAAGAAATGGGGCCAGtcaaagaaagaaataaaaaaacgtGGGATGCGCAGAAATTTCGTGGAAATATGAATAAGCGTTTTTTTAACGCATATTCACACagtcaaggggctctataaatagagctcccccttcattctgaaatcatccattcttcgagttttctctcatcttataacattctataatatttgtgaagtGTTTGTTCCCCTGTATTAAGacagtgtgtgttctctttggaaacacagtgagtgagttgtacaccacaaaatattatagtggaaatttttttcatcttgcccgtggtttttaccataataattttttggggttttccacgtaaatctcggtgtccagtttattcttaattttcgagtttattaTCTAAAATTACCGCACGTAGGACCAACACATGTTAGGTTTGCGAGCCGAAGATGTGCATCAACATTGGAGACAGTCTTTCGCTAGTTTTTCCAATAATTTTCAGGTAAAGCTGTTCGACTAGTATCCGGGAAGAATTTTCTATCATGTTCTTTATTGTTGTTTATCTtcttattttaatgtttatttagGACATGAGAAAGTTGTGAAATACTGTTTTGCTAACATTATTGTCGGCAAGAGTTTTCAAAGAAGGTGGGGCCGCCAGTCAAGAAAGACAGGAGGCAGCAAAACGCGGGTTGACAATTTCGTGGAAATAtgaatacgcgtttttaacgcgtattcacatggacaagaggctctataaatagagctccccccttcattatgaaatcatcccttcttcgagttttctctcatcttataacattctatagtatttgtgaggtgtttgttatcctgtattaagagagtgtgtgttctctttggaaccacagtgagtgagttgtacaccacaaaatattatagtggaaattcttttcatcttgtccgtggtttttaccctaatattttttaggggttttccacgtaaatctcggtgtccagtttattctttattttcgggttttattatctcaaattccgcacgtgggaccaacaagtggtatcagagccttggtttaaaatttcttaaaattctgagtatgctctgtggttgcagcctagactgatcttccacatcagaaaatattttttgagattttttatttaagaagggattattttgtccagtctaccaaattgttgtagacataatggcgggcagatacgagatagcaaagttcaacggaagcaattttatgctgtgaaaaataaagatacaagcagttttaagaaaggagaattgcttggcggctattggagattacagatgatggaaagtggaacgagatgaatgacaactctgttgccaatctacacttggctatagcagaccaagttttgtcaagtatctctgagataaaaacagccaaagttatctgggatactctgacaaagatgtacgaagtcaagtccctacacaacatgattttcctaaagagaaggctttatactcttcggatggcggaatcctcatcgatgaccgaccatatcaacacactaaatactctatttgcccaacttacttccatggggcataaaataggggaaaatgaacgtgcggggcttctacttcaaagtctaccagattcatatgatcaacttatcatcaacataaccaacaatattcttatgggctttctaagattcgacgatgtcttaactgcggttctcagAGAAGAAagtcggcgcaagaataaggaagataggttggtaacatcgaagcaggcaaaggctttaccgatgataagaggaagatttatggaacgtgactccagtggggccaaagacgaggtagatcaaagtcgagaagtaagaagaaaaatatttactgctttaaatgtgacgGTAAaaggcacttcaagaaagagtgtacgagtatcgataaGATTTCTCAaagaaatgtggccagtacttcaggcagtggtgaaatattattcagcgaagcgacaacagttgcagaaggcaaacacaaattttgtgacacatggattatggattcaggagcgacgtggcacatgacgtctcggagagaatggtttgaccattatgaaccaatcttaggaggatctgtattcatggaaAATGATCAtgtcttggaaatcgctgggatcggtactatcaaaattaaaatgtttgatggcatcattcgcaccatacaggaggtacgacatgtgaaaagACTGAcgaaaaaatcttttgtccttgaggcaattggatgacatcgggtgcaaaactcgtatcgagaatgagatcatgaaaattgtgaaaggcgtgcttgtggttatgaaggcgaaaaaggttgctgcaaatttgtatgtacttttgggagaaacacacaaagaggtagaactagctgttgcaataattggttcaggagaagaattaacagtgttatggcatagaaagctcgggcatatgtcagaacgggggatgaaaattctctcagaacggaagctgctgccgggacttacaaaagtgtcattacccTTTTGAGAGCACTGTGTTatcagtaaacaacacagattaaagtttggcacttctactgccaggagcaaaagcatgttggagctgattcattcggatgtttggcaagcaccggttgtatctctaggaggagcgagatactttgtctcgttcattgataatttctctaggagatgttgggtgtatccaatcaagaagaaatcagatgttttccaaatcttcaaagatttcaaagcgcagGTTGAACATGattcagaaaataaaatcaagtgtctgaggactgacaatggaggagaatataccagtgacgagcttgatgcattttgtcaacatgagggcatcaaaagacaattcacgacggcttacacacctcaacagaatggagtgacagagcggatgaacagaaccttgttggacagaacaagagctatgttaaggactgcgggtctagacaagtcatttgggcggaagcagtcaaaaccgcttgttatattatcaatcattatccttcagtggcgattgatctgaagactccgatagagatgtggactgggaagccggcagattattctcatttgcatacatttgaaagtccggtgtacgttctgtacaatgaacaagaaagatcgaagttggattcaaaatccagaaaatgtatcttcttgggttatgctgatggagtaaaggggtttcgcttgtgggatcctactgttcacaagcttgtcatcagcagggatgttatcttcgaggaagataaagtaaagggagacaaaagcacaccgaattcagaaactactatatttcaggtggaaaataagatggacgaaggtcaagtttcttgtgaagcaataccagagcacgaagaacaagaacatgttaagtctgaagtttccaatgtgaggcagtcaactcgagacagaagaccaccaggttggctttcagattatg comes from Primulina huaijiensis isolate GDHJ02 chromosome 2, ASM1229523v2, whole genome shotgun sequence and encodes:
- the LOC140963065 gene encoding uncharacterized protein yields the protein MSSLGTSKGILEIAKFAVYVTVPIGLMYFYANNAKNLQKFMGKRQYVVYPPEAPRPPSPEEMREMARELARKRDQK